A window of Paenibacillus sp. 19GGS1-52 contains these coding sequences:
- a CDS encoding aldo/keto reductase, with product MSQSNNFRTLGRSGLIVSPLALGTMTFGNARWGSPDDVSEAIFDEYIHSGGNFIDTSDVYAKGRSEELLGSYIADRGLRDQLVIASKFGFQGGDPINVNSGGNGRKNIYRALEGSLRRLRTDYIDLYWLHVWDLVTPIEEVLQTLGDLVRAGKIRYFGFSNLPAWYVTKGSVLATAHNIPGPIALQLEYSLVERSCEREHLPAAKECGLGVCSWSPLAGGLLAGKYQLEGENVAGEGRLDTLKGGNNRFQKITGENWNTLSALRTVSAEVNRPMAQVALAWASAQPGISSLILGASKLEQLQDNLASLDIELTKEQLQVLDESSALDHTYMIYTDKINRGIFAGSSVQGWM from the coding sequence ATGAGTCAATCCAATAACTTCCGCACCTTAGGGCGCTCAGGTTTAATTGTAAGTCCACTCGCTTTGGGAACCATGACTTTTGGTAATGCACGATGGGGATCACCAGATGATGTATCCGAGGCTATATTTGACGAATATATCCATTCAGGTGGTAACTTCATCGACACCTCGGATGTGTATGCAAAGGGGCGAAGCGAAGAACTGCTTGGCAGTTATATTGCTGACCGTGGCTTACGTGATCAGCTTGTAATTGCGAGCAAGTTTGGCTTTCAAGGAGGAGACCCAATAAACGTGAACAGCGGTGGCAATGGCCGCAAGAACATTTATCGAGCACTCGAAGGTTCACTTCGGCGATTACGCACCGATTATATTGACCTATATTGGCTTCATGTTTGGGATCTTGTGACACCTATCGAAGAAGTGTTGCAAACGCTAGGTGATTTAGTGCGCGCTGGAAAGATTCGTTACTTCGGCTTTTCAAACTTGCCCGCATGGTACGTTACCAAAGGAAGCGTCTTAGCAACGGCACACAACATTCCAGGTCCAATCGCTCTTCAACTTGAGTATTCACTAGTAGAGCGCAGCTGTGAACGTGAGCATCTGCCCGCTGCTAAAGAATGTGGACTTGGAGTCTGCTCATGGAGCCCGCTAGCCGGTGGTTTACTTGCTGGAAAATATCAGCTTGAGGGTGAAAATGTTGCTGGAGAAGGCCGGCTCGACACATTGAAGGGTGGCAACAATCGTTTTCAAAAGATTACAGGAGAAAACTGGAATACACTCTCTGCTTTACGGACAGTGTCGGCAGAAGTTAATCGACCTATGGCACAGGTTGCACTCGCTTGGGCTTCTGCCCAGCCTGGTATAAGCTCGCTTATACTGGGAGCGAGTAAACTGGAGCAGCTCCAAGATAATCTGGCATCTCTGGACATTGAACTCACTAAGGAACAACTACAGGTTTTGGACGAAAGTAGTGCACTTGATCACACCTACATGATCTATACGGACAAGATAAACCGAGGAATTTTTGCTGGCTCCTCAGTTCAGGGCTGGATGTAA
- a CDS encoding aldo/keto reductase, whose translation MHYNKLGSTGLFVSELCLGTMTFGGDGAYSVMGNVQQAEADALVARAFEAGINFIDTADTYSEGNSERITGQALKNLGIKRDEIVVATKVFGEVVGSGPNIRGSSRGHIMDGVKASLARLQLDYIDLYQLHGFDPATPIEETIGALNDLVHQGYVRYIGVSNWAAWQITKALGISSLHGFEKFASLQAYYTVAGRDLEREIIPMLTSEDLGLLVWSPLAGGLLSGKFVREQKAEEGSRRAAMAFPPVNMERAYNIIDVLIEMAEQKQVTVAQLAIAWLLHQPRVTSVIIGAKRLEQLNDNIGAVEVLLSDEELQILDQVSQIPAEYPGWMIDNWSQARAKQIESIRSFGSYRGSKS comes from the coding sequence ATGCATTATAATAAATTAGGATCTACAGGGCTATTCGTCTCGGAGCTTTGCTTAGGCACAATGACTTTTGGCGGTGACGGGGCCTATAGCGTCATGGGTAACGTGCAGCAAGCAGAAGCAGATGCGCTAGTGGCTCGTGCGTTTGAAGCAGGAATTAACTTTATTGATACTGCTGATACTTACTCTGAGGGCAATTCAGAGCGGATTACCGGACAGGCGTTAAAGAATTTAGGGATTAAGCGGGATGAAATCGTCGTTGCGACCAAGGTATTTGGTGAAGTTGTAGGTTCAGGACCGAATATAAGAGGTTCTTCACGCGGTCATATTATGGACGGTGTAAAAGCTAGCCTGGCACGGCTGCAATTAGATTATATCGATTTATATCAACTACATGGCTTTGATCCTGCAACTCCAATTGAGGAAACTATTGGGGCTTTGAATGATTTAGTCCACCAAGGATACGTGCGATATATCGGCGTTTCGAATTGGGCTGCTTGGCAAATTACTAAAGCTCTTGGCATTTCCAGCTTACATGGATTTGAAAAATTTGCATCACTTCAAGCTTACTACACTGTAGCTGGCCGAGATCTAGAACGCGAAATAATTCCCATGCTAACAAGCGAAGACCTTGGACTATTGGTATGGAGTCCCTTAGCTGGAGGACTATTGAGTGGAAAGTTTGTTCGCGAGCAGAAAGCTGAAGAAGGAAGTCGCAGAGCTGCAATGGCGTTTCCACCAGTAAATATGGAGCGTGCTTATAATATCATCGATGTGTTGATTGAGATGGCAGAGCAGAAGCAAGTCACAGTGGCACAGCTCGCTATTGCATGGCTCTTACATCAACCACGCGTTACAAGTGTGATAATCGGAGCTAAAAGATTGGAGCAATTGAACGACAATATTGGTGCTGTTGAGGTACTACTATCTGATGAAGAGCTACAAATTCTCGATCAAGTGAGTCAGATTCCTGCTGAATATCCTGGTTGGATGATAGATAATTGGAGCCAAGCACGAGCTAAGCAAATAGAAAGCATTCGTAGCTTTGGATCATATAGAGGAAGTAAATCATGA
- a CDS encoding TetR/AcrR family transcriptional regulator produces MNRPSNVDKYFNLILPHIRKHGFSHLKIEEILKYMNISKATFYKHFTSKDDLIKQLVSNYTAYVINIDPLVLDETLTFEYRFGKIFLKSVLSIMIMTDEFYEDIKQFQPSLISLITAAHQNRCELLQRFYFAGFEKGSFNPINPIIYFYQDDAVIRSLMNPMLINHYNTSQKQQLIDFYILKKYTLFKADRIGTMDDSAMELEISQILQTISFELQPLT; encoded by the coding sequence ATGAATAGACCAAGTAATGTCGATAAATACTTTAATTTAATTCTTCCACATATCAGAAAGCATGGATTTAGCCATTTGAAAATAGAGGAAATTCTTAAATATATGAATATTAGCAAAGCTACCTTTTATAAGCATTTCACATCTAAGGACGATTTAATTAAACAATTGGTGAGCAATTATACTGCTTACGTCATTAATATAGATCCCTTAGTGTTAGATGAAACATTAACATTTGAATATCGTTTTGGTAAAATATTTTTGAAATCGGTATTAAGTATTATGATCATGACTGATGAATTCTATGAAGATATCAAACAATTTCAACCGTCACTAATTTCGCTGATAACCGCAGCCCATCAAAATCGATGTGAACTTTTACAGCGATTTTACTTCGCAGGCTTTGAAAAAGGGAGCTTTAACCCGATTAATCCTATCATATACTTTTATCAGGATGACGCAGTGATTCGTAGTTTAATGAATCCTATGCTCATAAATCACTATAATACTTCGCAGAAACAGCAGCTCATCGATTTCTATATACTAAAAAAATATACACTGTTCAAAGCAGATAGAATAGGCACAATGGATGATTCAGCAATGGAATTGGAGATCAGTCAAATTCTTCAGACCATTTCATTTGAATTACAGCCTCTGACCTAA
- a CDS encoding AraC family transcriptional regulator, producing the protein MTELTERIERIAVQNGTILTAYPALSFIRSSDVSAPVPAVYKPSLCVIAQGAKRVLLGPESYLYNRGSYLAASVHLPITGQVIEASPETPYLSLQLQFDMDQIMDVIQQSNFTENIRQESPRALVISRMSDPLHEAIMRLIRLLDTPDDLPALAPYAVHEILYRMLQTEQGDSIRQFALLGSRAHQIAHVIEWMNFYYAEPMRVEKLAKAAGMSKSSFFTCFKEVTALTPLQYQKRLRLTEARKILLATTSDATSVAYQVGYESATQFNREYARLFGQPPIRDVHRFRETI; encoded by the coding sequence TTGACTGAATTGACCGAACGAATCGAACGTATTGCCGTACAAAATGGGACCATCCTGACCGCCTATCCTGCACTTTCTTTTATTCGTTCTTCCGACGTATCCGCGCCAGTGCCTGCGGTATACAAACCATCCCTGTGTGTGATTGCTCAAGGTGCCAAGCGAGTACTGCTGGGACCGGAAAGCTATCTTTATAATCGCGGCAGCTATCTAGCCGCTTCCGTGCACCTGCCAATTACCGGACAAGTAATTGAAGCCTCTCCAGAGACCCCGTACTTGTCCCTGCAGCTACAGTTCGATATGGATCAGATTATGGATGTGATTCAACAATCCAATTTCACAGAAAACATAAGACAAGAATCTCCTCGCGCTTTGGTCATCAGCCGGATGAGCGATCCGCTTCATGAGGCTATCATGCGTCTAATCCGTTTGCTGGATACGCCGGATGACCTACCGGCGCTGGCTCCTTATGCAGTGCACGAGATTCTTTACCGTATGCTGCAGACTGAACAGGGGGACTCTATACGGCAGTTCGCTCTCTTGGGTAGCCGCGCCCATCAAATTGCCCACGTGATTGAATGGATGAATTTCTACTATGCGGAACCAATGCGGGTGGAGAAGCTCGCGAAAGCAGCCGGAATGAGCAAATCATCTTTTTTTACCTGTTTCAAAGAAGTGACGGCATTGACCCCCCTCCAGTATCAAAAACGCCTGCGGTTGACAGAAGCTCGGAAAATCCTCCTGGCGACAACGAGTGACGCGACAAGTGTCGCTTATCAGGTTGGCTATGAGAGCGCCACGCAGTTCAATCGTGAGTATGCGCGCTTATTCGGCCAGCCGCCTATTCGAGATGTACACCGATTCCGGGAAACGATATAG
- a CDS encoding IS3 family transposase, with the protein MKSKHTVIDELKPKRTVKELCSYLGISRSGYCAYLKRKDNDPDEELKLKIRAIYEQRDKTVGYRLIQDELYRQYSLVVNRKKVRRLMQQLGIKAITP; encoded by the coding sequence TTGAAGAGCAAGCATACCGTCATTGATGAACTGAAGCCAAAGAGAACAGTAAAGGAACTTTGTAGCTATCTGGGTATCAGTCGAAGCGGTTACTGCGCCTATCTAAAGCGCAAGGATAACGATCCTGATGAGGAGTTAAAACTTAAGATCCGAGCAATCTATGAGCAACGTGACAAAACCGTAGGGTATCGCCTTATACAGGATGAACTGTACCGTCAGTACAGCCTTGTAGTAAATCGTAAGAAGGTTCGACGGTTAATGCAGCAACTTGGTATTAAAGCGATTACGCCGTAA
- a CDS encoding Atu4866 domain-containing protein, which translates to MEDNIKPSHPYIGMWVTTDGYIRHELLPNSRYDEARGNRKSAYQGSYSITGDHIEYIDDTGFTADGDFRDSVLYHGGMVLYRE; encoded by the coding sequence ATGGAAGATAACATTAAGCCCTCCCATCCTTATATTGGGATGTGGGTGACCACAGATGGTTATATAAGGCATGAATTGCTGCCTAACAGTCGCTATGATGAAGCACGTGGAAACAGAAAAAGCGCTTATCAAGGAAGCTATTCTATTACAGGTGATCATATTGAATATATAGATGATACTGGCTTCACCGCCGATGGTGATTTTCGCGATTCGGTGCTCTATCACGGAGGCATGGTCTTGTATCGGGAGTAA
- a CDS encoding AEC family transporter: protein MSILYTFYHIMLPILIPIGIGALLHRQYKFDLKSFSKLIINYYVPALAFVKIYEAELSIKLIASVFGFLIIQFIVIVIIGYAISRIMGYSRPLAASFSNSVSLTNNGNVGIPVNALAFKQDALAMSIQVIVVVFELFVTFTFGLLNASKTVSGLKGSLAQFAKMPVLYAILIGTILRFCQINVPDPILLPLDQISTGMFAFALVSIGAQIASSKLQQHTSAVLLSSIVRLVISPICAYGLILLLHLDGITAQALFIASAIPTSRNSAALALEYGNEPGFAAQAVLVSMLLSSITLTIVVNLAMEIF from the coding sequence ATGTCCATCCTTTATACGTTCTATCACATCATGCTTCCTATCCTGATTCCAATTGGGATTGGTGCCCTTCTTCATCGGCAATACAAGTTTGACCTGAAAAGTTTTTCAAAGCTCATTATAAACTACTATGTGCCTGCTTTAGCATTCGTTAAAATATATGAAGCGGAGTTGTCAATCAAACTAATCGCGTCAGTTTTCGGATTTCTAATTATCCAATTTATAGTCATTGTTATAATCGGATATGCCATTAGCCGCATCATGGGCTATTCTAGGCCGCTAGCCGCAAGCTTTTCCAACAGCGTCTCCTTAACAAACAACGGCAATGTGGGAATACCCGTTAACGCCTTAGCCTTCAAGCAGGATGCCTTGGCTATGTCGATCCAAGTCATCGTGGTGGTCTTTGAGCTCTTCGTTACGTTCACATTCGGACTTCTAAATGCGAGCAAAACGGTCTCGGGATTAAAAGGATCGCTAGCACAATTTGCTAAAATGCCGGTTCTTTACGCCATTTTAATCGGTACGATATTACGGTTCTGTCAAATAAATGTTCCCGATCCGATTCTTCTCCCTTTGGATCAAATTTCCACTGGAATGTTCGCTTTTGCACTCGTCTCAATCGGGGCCCAGATCGCTTCCTCCAAATTGCAGCAGCATACTTCGGCAGTTCTACTCAGCAGTATCGTACGACTCGTCATATCACCAATCTGTGCCTATGGATTAATTCTGCTTCTGCACCTTGATGGTATTACTGCGCAAGCCTTGTTTATCGCCAGCGCAATCCCGACATCGCGTAATAGTGCCGCCCTTGCTCTCGAATATGGCAACGAGCCAGGTTTCGCTGCACAAGCAGTTCTTGTGTCGATGCTTTTAAGCAGCATTACTCTTACCATTGTCGTTAATCTTGCTATGGAAATCTTCTGA